TCCATATTCCCTTCCCTCAGCGGAAAACGGAAAATGCAACTTTACACAGGAACATATGTTCGGTATAATTTATCATGTAAGGAGTTGATTTAACATGGATAAACAAAGCCGAGCTTATCAATATTTCTACCGTCAACGCTGGCCGAGCGGTTTTGAATGCCCACGGTGCGGATATAAGGGCTGCTATACAATCGGTACCCGTCGTAACCCCCTTTACCAATGCGCACTGTGCCGTCACCAAACCTCCTTGACCGCCGGTACCGTCATGGAGAAGAGCAGAACTTCCTTGGATAAATGGCTCGCCGCCGTCGAATTGCTGAGCGCTTCTTACGGTGTAAACGCAGTCCAACTGTCTGCAAGGATCGGCGTTTCCCACAAGACCGCAT
Above is a genomic segment from Paenibacillus sp. containing:
- a CDS encoding IS1595 family transposase; the protein is MDKQSRAYQYFYRQRWPSGFECPRCGYKGCYTIGTRRNPLYQCALCRHQTSLTAGTVMEKSRTSLDKWLAAVELLSASYGVNAVQLSARIGVSHKTAWLMLRAFRRAIHKLEEERQFLGTVHAGLQVLGPYFFITHALYRRERVILIGGSMDNRTGKA